Part of the Aquarana catesbeiana isolate 2022-GZ linkage group LG12, ASM4218655v1, whole genome shotgun sequence genome, tgattgtacagagattggaaTGTGTATGATTAAAATGAGAGGAATCAGACAGATAACGGGTTCTCTCCACAAGCCGGGACACCCGATATCAAGGACTTTGATGACAAGTTACAGATCAATGGCTGTTCTGTCAGTATTTCTCTTCAAGCATTTCCTACAACCTCTAACGATACGTGCATTACCGCAGTCCGCTCATTGACACAAACTCATCACCGACACAAACTCATCACCGACACAAACTCCAAAAGAATCCAAAACTTTTGCTGGATGCAATTAAACATCTAACATTTTTTTTCCAGGTCTCAGGGAACAATTTCTTTGTCATTATGTCTATTGGTGAGatttctgtgctgagttcccgggtctgtacacctactgtgcccattatgaggggttctcaccatccctgtgctgagttcccgggtctgtacacccgctgtgcccattatgagggttcccaccatccctgtgctgagttctcaggtctgtacacccgctgtgcccattatgaggggttcccaccatcctgtgctgagttcccgggtctgtacacccgctgtgcccattatgaggggttcccaccatccctgtgctgagttctcaggtctgtacacccgctgtgcccattatgaggggttcccaccttccctgtgctgagttcccgggtctgtacacccgctgtgcccattatgaggggttcccaccatccctgtgctgagttcccgggtctgtacacctgctgtgcccattatgagggttcccaccatccctgtgctgagttcccgggtctgtacacccgctgtgcccattatgaggggttctcaccatccctgtgctgagttcccgggtctgtacacccgctgtgcccattatgaggggttctcaccatccctgtgctgagttcctgggtctgtacacctgctgtgcccattatgaggggttcccaccatccctgtgctgagttcccatgtctgtacacccgctgtgcccattatgaggggttcccaccatccctgtgctgagttcccatgtctgtacacccgctgtgcccattatgaggggttccctccatccctgtgctgagttccgggtctgtacacaccactgtgcccattatgaggggttcccaccatccctgtgctgagctcccgggtctgtacacccgctgtgcccattatgaggggttcccaccatccctgtgctgagctcccgggtctgtacacccactgtgcccattatgagaggttcccaccatccctgtgctgagttcccgggtctgtacacccgctgtgcccattatgaggggttcccaccatccctgtgctgagttcccgggtctgtacacccgctgtgcccattatgaggggttcccaccatccctgtgctgagttcccgggtctgtacacccgctgtgcccattatgagggttatTCTGCAGGCATCGGAATTCAACCAACTAAAGAGGACAGATTTGTGATTTCGGTTTGGTGCGGATTACAGTGCTACAATCACCTTTGTATTAGTTTAAGCACCACTCCATCCAAAACCGACATTCCATTTTTTGTTTGGTGGATATAGTATATAGTATTGCATATTTATCTTCTTCTAGCTCTAAAGCAATCTGGTGGTGAGATGTCCCTGCAATAAATGCATACTGTTCTGTAGAGTCTCACTGCTTCTGCTGTAATccctacattgtaaaaaaaaaataacctctaTAATGCTATAATGTCCTCTATAATGTCCTCTATAATGCTATAATGTCCTCTATAATGTCCTCTATAATGCTATAATGTCCTCTATAATGTCCTCTATAATGTCCTCTATAATGCCCACAGTGGGTCAGTAGCCAGGGAGCTTTTGCTGCTGTACAGTTGCAGCCTTTATATTGCTCCTGTCGGGTCGGAAGCTCTGGAGCTCTCAGTGCTGAAATCCCAGTTAGTTGTAATAAGTTGGCACGTGAACCGACTTGCCAGCATCTGCCAAGGGcaaaaaatatcagttttgggtggtcTGACCCTTAAAACAAGCCATTCTAACCGTTACTCTGCAATTTGTCTCATGCACCATCACTCCGGGAAGTGTGATTCTGGCAGAGAGGTCACCGGAGACCGACACTTGTTGGTTACTGTCACTTTGTAATGCtgcaacaggagagagagagagagagagagagagagagagagcgagagagcgagcgagaggaGAGTAAGGAGAGTGAAAGACAGGAAGataaaggagaagaagaaaaagagagagaaaaagaggggaagatgggggggggtagagagataaagaaggaaagaaagacagagagaaggggaagagagaaggAGATGGAGAGCATGAGATGGGTAAAGAGGGAAATAaaaggagagagaaagacagatggaaaggaagagaaggagaaacAAGGAGAAaaatgagagaagagagagaaagaaagaagtagagagacaaaaaagaaagagagagggaaagagagatagACAGGAAGAGAACGAACGGAGAGAGAGAAGTAAGGTGAGGGGATagagagaaaaggaaggaaagaaagacagagggagaaaaagaagaagagaaagagatGGAGATAAGGAGATGGGTAAAGAGATAGAGAAAGTAAAAGAGTggagaaagaaaagggagagaaggaaaggaagggagattgagaaaaagagagaaaaaaaggaagggagagTGAAAGAAAGAtgcaaaggaagagagagagagagagaaagagagacagacagaaggaaaggaaaggagagtgaaagagagaaggagaggaagggagaaagaaaaagagagagaaaaggaagggatagtgaaagaaagatggaaaggaagggagagagaggggaacgaggagaaaaacagaaaaggagagaagataGAGAAAGGATGAGtggaaggaaaagagagaaagaaacaaGTAGAGGGGGCAggagatataaaaaaaatagtgagagagaagagagagagagatgagaggaaaagagagaaaagaaataaagacaggaagagaaagaagggaaggaaagtgagcaagagagaaaaaaggaaagaaagagagcggaagaaaaagaggaagagaCAGAAAGAGATGGAGAGATTGGGGATGGGTAAAGAGAAAGAGAAAtaaggagagggggaagagagaaaaaggagagagaaagaaagaaagaaagggaaagtgaGAGAAAGAcagaaggaaaggaagagagagaaagagaaacaggtagagagacagagaaaaagagagaaagaatgaTAGAGAGAAGTAGAGGGGCAAGAGATAGAAAGAAatatggagagagaagagagagagagacagaaagagagagagatgagaaagaatgagagagagagagagaaagagacagaaagGAGTGGAGGAGAGAAATAAAAGAAGAGAGAAATAAAGATAATAAAAGATAAGAGAAATAAAAAATGAGAGGGGCAGAGGGAGGAATAAAGAGAAATAAGTAGAACATAAATAAGTGAAAAGGGGagtgagaagaagaaaaaagaacatGAGAAAGAGaaatagaggaagagagagagatagaaagagagcaAAGgtggagaggggggttgagagataAAGAGAGCAAAAGTGAAGAGAGGAAAAAGAATAAGAGAGAAATGaagggacttgggggggggggggagtagaaaaGAAGAAACAGAAAgcaagggaagaagagagaggaaaaagaaagagatGACAGAGAGATAGAAAGAACAAGAGAAGGCAAGAGAGAGAAATAATGGGTATGAAATGGAAAGAACAAATAATAGAGAATGAAAGGAAAGAGCGGCAGTTCTACATTCCAGCTGTGTGTATTTTGCATTGAAGGGACACATTGGTCTCTCCTTGTCATAATTTCTTACATAGCATCTCTACCACCATGTGAACTGTAGAAGACTTGTACTCACCCACGCACTCGTTGGCTTCCCTTGCGGTCGCCCTCTGCCAAGGTCTGTCATAGTGGAAAGGTTTACATCGGTCGCACTCTGGCCCGGCTGTGTTGTGCTTGCAGTCGCACACCAGGTTGTCGTCCCTGTCCTTGACGCACCTAGACGCGTGCCCGTTGCACTTGCACCGCCCCCGACCTGAAGGTCGGAGACGGCGTAAAAATAGGAGTCCCTCGCCAGCTCCGAGTCGTCTTCGTTTTCGTCGCCAAAGGTGTGAAGGCGGCTAAAGACCACCTTGATGTCCGTTGCGGTCACCCAGTCTTGGAGCACCGGGGAGTTGTCGAAGTCGTGGGCGGATGGTCGGCCGTCCAAAGTGCTGAAGGCGATcaggccaccggacagagggtgcATGTCGGTGTGAGAGTCCGTACAGATGGCCTCCTGTTCGTTCTGCTTGGTGATCAACGCTTTGCTGGGTTTGTTGTACATCTTTCTGCACTGGGTAGAGTAGAACTGGAAGGGCACCCAGGACTTTCCATAGTCCATCGACTTGAAGATGGCCATGGATTCCGGACGGGGAGAGCAGAACTGCAAGCTCACGTAGGTCACCTCAAACTTTTTCCCAAGGGAAAGCGTTAGGGTGACGTTCTGAGGGTACTGGATGTAGTTCTCCGACTGCCAGCAGGTCAGGTTGTGGGGATTGTTGAGGTCCGTTAAAAAGGATGGCGGGTGGGCTTTTTTGGGGTCGGAAGCGTTGCAAGTGTGACAGTTCCGAAATCTCTCTTCGCCTTTCTCCGTCACCACACAGTATCTGGAGGGGTTCTTGCCGCAGATACTGGACACCTTAACTTCCTTCCCGAAAGCGGAGTTCACAAAGTCCGGGATGCACCTCCTTGGGTTACCGTTCTCGTCGTAGCACGGGTCCGGCTGCGTTGTCTGGATGGAGAACATATTCATCCATAGCCTCCTCTACCTTCTTGAGCGGTACAGCACAAGGAAACCAGCATCAACACCGCAAAGTGCCCTCTCAGCATCATCCTGGATCCAGCTTAACCCTGCCTCGACCACAGATCTCTCCTCTGGTGGCTCCTGGCAAAACCGaggacagaagagaaaaaaaaaaaagaaaaatgatataaaatattaAGTCACCTAGGAGTTACTAaaaacagatggtaaaaaaaaaaaaaaaaagctaaaaacagaCTAGCAACCAAAATCAaacagagatgacatcacttttttttaaggttccaaaagaaggaaaaaaaaatattactaacatTTCAAATCTTCCtgcgtaacttttttttttttttttttatctgcagaagcgagagcagtaaaaaaaaaaaaaaaaaaaaaaaacagcataaattACAACGTAAAAGGTAAAATTTCCCAAAATagaacagaaaacaaaacaaaaggaaactGTGTCAAGGCTTTTTTTTCGCAGGGGAGATACAATAAAAGAAGAAGAAGCTGTTAACAGATTTGGCCGGAGAGAAAATTCTCACCTAGAAGAAAGCATTCTGCGGTTTAAAGCAATtaaagggaaaattaaaaaaaaaaaaaaaaaattgctctaccTTAGGAGTGAATTAAGgaactgcaggaaaaaaaaaataaataaaaagaagaagaggggaatGAAAaatggtatagaaaaaaaaaaaaaaaaagttgagaaaaaaaagttttgctggcGAATCAGTGCGAGCGGTGCCTGGGGACGCCGATGGGAAAAGTGCTCAGGGAGACAATTTGGAGAATGAATCGTTCCATCCCTTCCTGGATGtccaaaaaggcttttttttttcttttttttttttgctggacttGTCTTCCCCTGGCTGCCTATAGAAAGTGAATGACGCTCCGCGCTGTGCTTGGCTTCAGGTCATCTCAAGGAGTGACActgcattagggggaattacaacGACACCCACTGGTTGGAAAACCACACTGGGCAGGAGAAGCTTTGCACATGCAGGAGAAGGAGGGGTAGGGAGGTGGGAGAaaaggatgaggggggggggggggaggagtggagCAAAGGAGCTTGCAGCAACCCAGAGAAAAGTGCAAGACACAAGGGGGGAGAGACAATCCAATGATAAGGTGAGCACCAGGGACTGACAATGCATGCACAGTGCAGGAGGACGGacaaggaaggtggggggggggggaatctcacgCTTTATAAACTGAAGATTATATAGGAAGTTAAACTGAAAGTGTAACATTACTGATAGAAGGAAGCGGAGAGGAGGGCTNNNNNNNNNNNNNNNNNNNNNNNNNNNNNNNNNNNNNNNNNNNNNNNNNNNNNNNNNNNNNNNNNNNNNNNNNNNNNNNNNNNNNNNNNNNNNNNNNNNNNNNNNNNNNNNNNNNNNNNNNNNNNNNNNNNNNNNNNNNNNNNNNNNNNNNNNNNNNNNNNNNNNNNNNNNNNNNNNNNNNNNNNNNNNNNNNNNNNNNNNNNNNNNNNNNNNNNNNNNNNNNNNNNNNNNNNNNNNNNNNNNNNNNNNNNNNNNNNNNNNNNNNNNNNNNNNNNNNNNNNNNNNNNNNNNNNNNNNNNNNNNNNNNNNNNNNNNNNNNNNNNNNNNNNNNNNNNNNNNNNNNNNNNNNNNNNNNNNNNNNNNNNNNNNNNNNNNNNNNNNNNNNNNNNNNNNNNNNNNNNNNNNNNNNNNNNNNNNNNNNNNNNNNNNNNNNNNNNNNNNNNNNNNNNNNNNNNNNNNNNNNNNNNNNNNNNNNNNNNNNNNNNNNNNNNNNNNNNNNNGGCACCAAATCTGAAATATGACTCCTTGACAGAAAATTCCCTGAGCTTCTTTGCTGCGATAAACCGTTCATTTaggtgaataggctgccctatgcacgaCACACTAGAACGCGTGTATAAAAGGAGGGAACGCACTGCGTAAGTCGTGAGACGGGGTGTAAGCCAAAGAGCATCCTAAATGGCACCCCCAAACACGGTGCGATCTTCCTTGCGGCtgtcgcataaaaaaaaaaaacagatccaaaGCCAAAATTTGGTCCTTGAGCTACTTTGCTGCACATTCAAGAGTGAACGGGCTGCCCTAGTAAGTGAAACCGATATaaatcgcataaaaaaaaaaaaaaacgctagcgGGAACGTGGGCTACCGCCTACAACAAAATGTGAACGGGGGGGGCGTAAGCCAAAAAGCAGCGCacgaggaaccccccccccaccccccaaccccccataTCGGATTTCCGGATGTGCGGCTCACTCTGCCCCCGCCGCTTTGCCGCaaatccctttttttcccctccaatTCCCCCCCCTAATTTCCTGGAATTGCAGAAAAATAAATCGCATGCGGAACGCGCTACGTAAGATgcgaacgggggaggggggggttggtaaGCCAAAAAGCAGCGCACCAGGAACCCCTTCCCTGTTGGATTTGCGGTTTGCGCGGCGAATTCCTTCCCTCCCCTAATTTCCTAGAATTGCAGAAAAAGAGAAATCGCAAGTGGTTATACGGTTGCGTGGCGCACTCTGTGCCCTTTAATGAATAAGCTTCGGCCGCaaatccccttttttttccttcattccCCCCCTAATTTCTTGGAATTGCGGGAAAAAAATGGCAAGCGGGAACGCACTACGTAAGAAATGCGAACGGGGGGGGGTTAAGCCAAAAAGCAGCAGCACCAGGAACCCCTTCCTTGTCAGATTTCCGGTTGCACGGCCAAATCCCAAGTGGTTATGCGGTTGCGTGGACGCACTCTGCCCTTTAATGAAGAAGCTCCGCCGCaaatccctttttttccccccctccgtACCCCCCCAATTTCCTAGATTGcgggaaaaaaaaataatcgcaagtGGGAACTGCGCTACGCAAGATGCGGCTTGGGGGCCTAAGCCAAAATTCAGCGCACCCCGGGAACCTCTTCCC contains:
- the NTN1 gene encoding LOW QUALITY PROTEIN: netrin-1 (The sequence of the model RefSeq protein was modified relative to this genomic sequence to represent the inferred CDS: inserted 2 bases in 2 codons) — encoded protein: MMLRGHFAVLMLVSLCCTAQEGRGGYGXNMFSIQTTQPDPCYDENGNPRRCIPDFVNSAFGKEVKVSSICGKNPSRYCVVTEKGEERFRNCHTCNASDPKKAHPPSFLTDLNNPHNLTCWQSENYIQYPQNVTLTLSLGKKFEVTYVSLQFCSPRPESMAIFKSMDYGKSWVPFQFYSTQCRKMYNKPSKALITKQNEQEAICTDSHTDMHPLSGGLIAFSTLDGRPSAHDFDNSPVLQDWVTATDIKVVFSRLHTFGDENEDDSELARDSYFYAVSDLQVGGXCKCNGHASRCVKDRDDNLVCDCKHNTAGPECDRCKPFHYDRPWQRATAREANECVACNCNLHARRCRFNMELFKLSGRRSGGVCLNCRHNTAGRHCHYCKEGYYRDMTKPITHRKACKACDCHPVGAAGKTCNQTTGQCPCKDGVTGITCNRCAKGYQQSRSPIAPCIKIPVAPPTTAASSTEEPADCETYCKASKGKLKINMKKYCKKDYAVQIHILKADKAGDWWKFTVNVISVYKQGSSRIRRGDQNLWIRSKDIACKCPKLKPMKKYLLLGNDEDSPDQNGVVADKTSLVIQWRDTWARRLRKFQQREKKGKCKKA